The following coding sequences lie in one Chloroflexota bacterium genomic window:
- the sfsA gene encoding DNA/RNA nuclease SfsA: MMIADNVKEAVFIIRQNRFACLVKLSRGKEVVYLPNSGRLDSVLFPGQRVFLVEKPSPFRTTRYDLVAAKANGTVVSVDSRVPGELVHQALSQRALPPFAHYSSIRREVPRGRSRLDFMLTGPRSQCFLEVKSVTLVTGGKALFPDAPTLRGTRHFKSLTWARREGYAAAVVFVIQREDVEVFSPNDAVDPDFGTALRDANRHGVEVYAYRCRVTPKEIELADPVAIDL; encoded by the coding sequence ATGATGATCGCAGACAACGTAAAGGAAGCCGTATTTATCATTAGGCAGAACCGCTTTGCCTGTCTGGTGAAATTATCGCGCGGCAAAGAGGTGGTTTACCTCCCCAACTCTGGAAGGCTGGATAGCGTGCTCTTTCCCGGGCAGAGGGTGTTTCTGGTCGAGAAGCCGTCCCCCTTCCGTACCACCAGGTACGACTTGGTGGCGGCCAAGGCAAATGGGACGGTTGTTTCCGTGGACTCCCGCGTTCCTGGTGAGCTGGTTCATCAGGCTTTAAGTCAGCGGGCTTTACCGCCCTTTGCCCACTATTCCTCCATCCGGCGCGAGGTGCCTCGGGGCAGGAGCCGGCTCGACTTTATGCTCACTGGGCCCAGGTCCCAGTGTTTCCTGGAGGTGAAGTCGGTTACCCTGGTCACCGGAGGCAAAGCTCTCTTTCCTGATGCGCCCACCCTGCGGGGCACGAGGCACTTCAAGAGCTTGACTTGGGCCAGAAGGGAAGGCTACGCTGCGGCGGTGGTTTTCGTGATTCAGCGGGAGGACGTCGAGGTTTTCTCGCCCAACGATGCTGTTGATCCTGACTTTGGAACTGCGCTTCGGGATGCCAATCGTCACGGGGTTGAGGTCTACGCCTATCGTTGTAGGGTAACCCCGAAGGAAATCGAGCTGGCTGACCCGGTTGCTATTGATCTTTGA
- the tsaA gene encoding tRNA (N6-threonylcarbamoyladenosine(37)-N6)-methyltransferase TrmO, whose translation MQKDNAPIVLRPIGYVNNSIDASMEKGWEEIVSELVLDPDLEEATEGLEKFSHIIVVFWMHQVPREKGVPTKVHPRRRADLPLVGLFATRAPTRPNPLGISVVRLLERRRNVLKVKGLDALNGTPILDIKSYFPIDESGVTVPQWARRL comes from the coding sequence ATGCAGAAGGACAATGCCCCCATAGTGTTGAGGCCCATCGGATATGTGAACAATAGCATCGATGCGTCGATGGAAAAAGGATGGGAGGAGATAGTCTCGGAGCTTGTCCTTGACCCTGACCTGGAAGAGGCCACAGAAGGCCTGGAGAAGTTTTCCCACATCATCGTCGTCTTCTGGATGCACCAGGTGCCCCGGGAGAAGGGCGTCCCCACCAAGGTCCACCCCCGGAGAAGAGCAGACCTGCCTCTGGTCGGCCTGTTCGCCACACGCGCCCCCACCCGACCCAACCCGCTGGGGATAAGCGTGGTCAGGTTGCTGGAGCGTCGCCGCAATGTGCTGAAGGTGAAGGGGCTGGATGCTCTCAACGGCACCCCGATCCTAGACATCAAGTCCTATTTCCCCATAGATGAGTCCGGTGTTACCGTTCCTCAGTGGGCAAGAAGGCTGTGA
- a CDS encoding nitrate reductase gives MTSDPSTGNATVIKSDCILCVSGCGIDAYVKDGKLVKVKGMAEHPLNKGRLCPRGDNLVEYANAPDRLKYPMKKENGEWKRISWDEALDTIANKLTKIKKEYGAHSLAIFGGSMAVENIELAAFTQRFKGAFGTPNLFSVESFCFRIRVVAHLLTFGRFTSEDPLLSKCILLWGNNPDESRWMWADHMHEAVEKGELKLIVIDPRRTPLAKKGLHLQIRPGTDAALGLAMLNVIFSEGLYDQKSLEEWAIGLKELKEHVKQYTPEKAEEITWVPAADIRKAARIFATAKPACIVPGTCSLAQNGNALQNERLVCILQAVTGNLDVPGGWAMTPLPRLSDLRVPVKEEPIGAAEYPVFYQTWGKVVPYGQAMLFPDAILTERPYPIRAMIVVGGNPALTIPDSNKVRKALEKLDLLVVLNPFMTETAEMAHIVLPACTFLEKMGLGMVYAINAGLPYLLLRKQVIEPPGEAWADWKFWTELARRLGLGQYFPWDTDEEVVAHLLEPTGITLQQLKENPCGVYFDKRHYNARETFGFRTPSKKIELYSKALEEMGFDPMPTHREPDESLIRAPELAKEYPLILITGARMREYTHSQLRSMTQMRRRAPEPLAQIHPTTARKYDIVNDEMIVIETRRGSIKLKAKVTEDIAPQVVSIPHGWAQANVNVLTDITARDPVSGYPTLKGLLCRIKKAPA, from the coding sequence ATGACTTCTGATCCTTCCACGGGCAACGCTACCGTGATCAAGAGCGACTGCATACTGTGTGTTTCGGGATGTGGCATAGACGCCTACGTGAAGGACGGTAAGCTGGTCAAGGTGAAGGGCATGGCGGAACACCCCTTAAACAAGGGGCGTCTGTGTCCCAGGGGGGATAATCTGGTCGAGTATGCCAACGCCCCGGATCGCCTCAAGTACCCCATGAAGAAGGAGAATGGTGAGTGGAAGCGGATTTCCTGGGACGAGGCACTCGACACTATAGCCAACAAGCTGACCAAGATAAAGAAAGAGTACGGCGCTCACTCCCTGGCTATCTTCGGTGGCTCCATGGCGGTGGAGAACATTGAGCTGGCTGCTTTCACCCAACGCTTCAAGGGAGCTTTTGGCACTCCTAACCTCTTTTCTGTGGAAAGCTTTTGCTTCCGCATCCGTGTTGTTGCTCATTTGCTGACCTTTGGCAGATTCACCAGCGAGGATCCGTTGCTGTCCAAGTGCATATTGCTTTGGGGAAACAACCCGGATGAATCGCGGTGGATGTGGGCTGATCACATGCACGAGGCAGTGGAAAAAGGGGAGCTGAAGCTGATCGTCATCGACCCCAGGCGTACCCCGCTGGCCAAGAAGGGACTTCATCTCCAGATCAGGCCGGGGACTGATGCTGCCCTGGGCCTGGCCATGTTGAACGTCATCTTCTCAGAGGGCCTTTACGATCAGAAGTCTCTGGAGGAGTGGGCTATCGGCCTGAAGGAGCTGAAAGAACACGTCAAGCAATACACTCCTGAGAAGGCTGAAGAGATTACCTGGGTTCCGGCGGCCGACATCAGAAAAGCCGCCCGCATATTTGCTACTGCCAAGCCAGCGTGCATCGTCCCTGGCACCTGCTCGCTGGCTCAAAATGGAAATGCCTTGCAGAATGAACGCCTTGTGTGCATTTTGCAGGCGGTCACTGGAAACCTTGACGTGCCCGGTGGCTGGGCGATGACCCCGCTGCCACGCCTCAGCGACTTGAGGGTACCGGTAAAGGAGGAGCCGATAGGAGCTGCCGAGTACCCTGTGTTTTACCAGACCTGGGGAAAAGTGGTTCCCTACGGCCAGGCGATGCTCTTCCCCGATGCGATACTGACTGAGAGGCCTTATCCTATAAGAGCGATGATAGTGGTAGGAGGTAACCCGGCCCTCACCATCCCCGATTCAAACAAGGTTAGGAAGGCGCTGGAGAAGCTGGACTTGCTGGTAGTTCTCAATCCTTTCATGACCGAGACCGCTGAGATGGCCCACATCGTCCTCCCGGCCTGTACCTTCCTGGAGAAGATGGGGCTGGGAATGGTTTATGCCATAAACGCTGGTCTGCCCTATTTGTTGCTGCGCAAGCAGGTAATTGAACCACCGGGTGAGGCCTGGGCCGACTGGAAATTCTGGACCGAACTGGCTCGCAGACTGGGGTTAGGCCAGTATTTCCCCTGGGACACGGATGAGGAAGTGGTCGCCCATCTGCTGGAGCCCACTGGCATTACTCTGCAACAGCTCAAAGAGAATCCTTGCGGCGTCTATTTCGACAAGAGGCATTACAACGCCCGGGAAACCTTCGGCTTCAGAACGCCATCGAAGAAGATTGAGCTTTACTCCAAGGCGCTGGAGGAGATGGGCTTCGATCCAATGCCAACTCACCGGGAGCCTGACGAGAGCCTAATTCGTGCTCCAGAGCTGGCGAAGGAGTATCCCTTGATTCTGATTACCGGAGCCAGGATGCGCGAGTATACCCATTCCCAGCTACGCAGTATGACTCAGATGCGGCGCAGAGCACCGGAACCTTTGGCTCAGATTCACCCTACCACAGCTAGAAAATACGACATCGTCAATGACGAAATGATTGTGATAGAAACCAGGAGGGGTAGCATAAAGCTGAAGGCCAAAGTCACCGAGGACATCGCGCCTCAAGTGGTCAGCATTCCCCACGGCTGGGCCCAGGCCAATGTCAATGTCCTCACCGACATAACAGCCCGTGATCCGGTGTCAGGTTACCCAACGCTCAAGGGACTCTTGTGTCGCATAAAGAAGGCACCGGCCTAG